From one Flavobacteriales bacterium genomic stretch:
- a CDS encoding MCE family protein — protein MKIKREYSIAGIAIAGLLLLYFGINYLRGLDVLTKRNVFHVVYNDISGVNSASPVFLNGYKVGQVVGTGLLPDGSGRIAVSFQLNERQLKLPKDTKVQIYSADLFSRALQIIIGKSPEVAQAGDTLIGNTELSLTDAVGEQIDPLKRKAEAMLANIDSLLTTMQDLLNDSTLGDIDASFSSIRGTLENLNSTSRRLDALMAAESVTIHAVLENLRRVTTNLDSYHASLSSTLSNLDTLSGDLASPRTRQMLADLAETSTKLKGVMTGLEQGEGSLGALLKNDTLYDNLQSASKELDLLLEDLRLNPNRYVQLSLFGKKDKLPKLTDSDVQRIKQALQDDKRMKP, from the coding sequence ATGAAGATCAAACGCGAGTACAGCATTGCAGGCATCGCCATCGCCGGGCTGCTGCTGCTCTATTTCGGGATCAATTACCTGCGCGGCCTCGATGTGCTCACCAAGCGCAACGTGTTCCATGTGGTGTACAACGACATCAGCGGCGTGAACTCGGCCTCGCCGGTCTTCCTCAATGGTTACAAGGTGGGCCAGGTGGTGGGCACCGGCCTGCTTCCCGATGGCAGTGGCCGCATCGCCGTGAGCTTCCAGCTGAATGAGCGCCAACTGAAGCTGCCCAAGGACACCAAGGTGCAGATCTACAGCGCCGACCTCTTCAGCCGGGCCTTGCAGATCATCATCGGCAAGAGTCCAGAGGTCGCGCAGGCCGGCGATACGCTGATCGGCAACACCGAGTTGAGCCTCACCGATGCCGTAGGCGAGCAGATCGATCCGCTGAAGCGCAAGGCCGAGGCCATGCTCGCCAACATCGACTCGTTGCTCACCACCATGCAGGACCTGCTCAACGATAGCACGTTGGGCGACATCGACGCGAGCTTCTCCAGCATCCGCGGTACGCTCGAGAACCTCAACAGCACCAGCCGCCGCCTCGATGCCCTCATGGCCGCCGAGAGTGTCACCATCCACGCCGTGCTCGAGAACCTGCGCCGAGTCACCACCAACCTCGATAGCTACCACGCCAGCCTGAGTTCCACCTTGTCCAACCTCGATACCCTCAGCGGCGACCTCGCGAGCCCGCGCACCCGGCAGATGCTCGCTGACCTTGCCGAGACCAGCACCAAGCTGAAGGGCGTGATGACCGGCTTGGAACAGGGCGAAGGATCGCTCGGCGCGCTCCTGAAGAACGATACGCTCTACGACAACCTGCAGAGCGCGAGCAAGGAGCTCGATCTGCTGCTCGAGGATCTCCGCCTCAATCCCAACCGCTACGTGCAGCTCTCGCTCTTCGGCAAGAAGGACAAGCTGCCCAAGCTCACCGACAGCGATGTGCAGCGCATCAAGCAAGCGCTGCAGGACGACAAGCGCATGAAGCCATGA
- a CDS encoding (Fe-S)-binding protein, translating into MIAQVVFGILLIAAIALFARNLGRIGRNIHLGKPQAINDRKAERWSTMARVALGQSKMVVRPVAGIMHILIYAGFIIINLEVLEIFIDGLFGTHRIGAFLGGFYDFLIGSFEILAIGVLLACIVFIARRAIIQLPRFHKPEMKGWPSKDAMIILVTEIVLMCAFLTMNAADFVLQGLGAEHYTQAGSFPVSAAIASTLNLSNLQPSTLITMERTAWWLHIVGILGFLNYLVVSKHLHILLAFPNVWYSKLAPRTEFANMPRITGEVKSMIDPSVPPPDPAPARTVAGAEVPERFGAKDVFDLSWKSLMDAYSCTECGRCTSECPANLTGKLLSPRKIMMDTRDRLEEVGEAIDAKGKWEDDGQSLHSRISEEELWACTTCNACTQACPVNIDPVSIIMEMRRYKVMEESSTRPALTSMFNNVENNGAPWAFGADKRMDWVNS; encoded by the coding sequence ATGATCGCGCAAGTGGTCTTCGGCATCCTCCTCATCGCGGCCATCGCGCTATTCGCCCGCAATCTGGGCCGGATCGGGCGCAACATCCACCTCGGCAAGCCGCAGGCGATCAACGACCGCAAGGCCGAGCGCTGGAGCACCATGGCGCGTGTCGCCTTGGGACAGAGCAAGATGGTCGTCCGCCCGGTGGCCGGCATCATGCACATCCTCATCTACGCGGGCTTCATCATCATCAACCTCGAGGTGCTGGAGATCTTCATCGATGGGCTCTTCGGCACGCATCGCATCGGCGCCTTCCTCGGAGGGTTCTATGATTTCCTCATCGGCAGCTTCGAGATCCTGGCCATCGGCGTGCTGTTGGCTTGCATCGTCTTCATCGCCCGTCGTGCCATCATCCAGCTGCCCCGCTTCCATAAGCCCGAGATGAAAGGCTGGCCCTCGAAGGACGCTATGATCATCCTCGTCACCGAGATCGTGCTCATGTGCGCATTCCTCACCATGAACGCGGCCGACTTCGTGTTGCAGGGCCTCGGCGCCGAGCATTACACGCAGGCCGGGTCCTTCCCGGTCAGCGCCGCGATCGCCTCAACCCTCAACCTCTCGAATCTTCAGCCTTCAACCCTCATCACCATGGAGCGCACGGCCTGGTGGCTCCACATCGTCGGCATCCTCGGCTTCCTCAACTACCTCGTGGTGAGCAAGCACCTGCACATCCTGCTCGCCTTCCCAAACGTGTGGTACAGCAAACTGGCGCCAAGGACCGAGTTCGCCAACATGCCGCGCATCACGGGCGAGGTGAAGAGCATGATCGACCCCAGCGTGCCGCCGCCCGATCCGGCACCCGCGCGAACCGTCGCTGGCGCGGAAGTGCCCGAGCGCTTCGGTGCGAAGGACGTTTTCGACTTGAGCTGGAAGAGCCTGATGGATGCGTACAGCTGCACCGAGTGCGGCCGCTGCACCAGTGAGTGCCCCGCCAACCTCACCGGCAAGTTGCTCAGCCCGCGCAAGATCATGATGGACACGCGCGACCGCTTGGAAGAAGTGGGCGAGGCCATCGATGCCAAAGGCAAGTGGGAGGACGATGGCCAGAGCCTGCACTCGCGCATCAGCGAAGAGGAGCTCTGGGCCTGCACCACCTGCAACGCCTGCACCCAGGCCTGTCCGGTGAACATCGATCCGGTGAGCATCATCATGGAGATGCGCCGCTACAAGGTGATGGAGGAGAGCAGCACCCGGCCTGCGCTCACGAGCATGTTTAACAACGTGGAGAACAACGGCGCGCCATGGGCGTTCGGGGCGGACAAACGAATGGATTGGGTGAATTCATGA
- a CDS encoding N-acetylmuramoyl-L-alanine amidase — protein sequence MLVGTAVGQGRDPHRIRTIVLDAGHGGKDPGNLGTGRYKTTEKHVSLNVAKLVGKYLNEAFPEVKVVYTRDDDRFIELMERTQIANRAKADIFLSIHCNANDSKDPHGCETYVMGLHKTDANMKVAMKENAAILLEDGHELKYGGYDPKRPESQIELSLRQNVHLDQSLLLSSLIQKQFKERVGRPDRGVKQAGFLVISYTTMPAVLIELGFLTNPTEEDFLQEEQGQDFMASAIYRAIKEYKSIVEGLPTETAQEAKPDCTRVAVKEPEPKPRTESGVRFKVQIATSSKRIEPKAKNFNGLEGVEEHKGQGLFKYTVGDEIRLDAARAVQRRCKERGFDGAFIVAFRDGQRIDLQEAVNLAQGR from the coding sequence GTGCTCGTAGGAACGGCCGTGGGCCAGGGCCGCGACCCGCATCGCATCCGCACCATCGTGCTCGATGCCGGTCATGGTGGCAAAGATCCCGGCAACCTGGGCACCGGACGCTACAAGACCACCGAGAAGCATGTGTCGCTCAACGTCGCCAAGCTCGTGGGCAAGTACCTCAACGAGGCCTTCCCCGAGGTGAAGGTGGTGTACACACGCGACGACGACCGCTTCATCGAGCTCATGGAGCGCACCCAGATCGCCAACCGCGCCAAGGCCGACATCTTCCTCAGCATCCATTGCAACGCCAACGACAGCAAGGACCCGCACGGCTGCGAGACCTACGTGATGGGCCTGCACAAGACCGATGCGAACATGAAGGTGGCCATGAAGGAGAACGCGGCGATCCTGCTCGAGGACGGCCACGAGCTGAAGTACGGAGGCTACGATCCCAAGCGGCCCGAGAGCCAGATCGAGTTGAGCCTGCGCCAGAACGTGCACCTCGACCAGAGCCTGCTGCTCAGCTCGCTCATCCAGAAGCAATTCAAGGAGCGCGTGGGGCGGCCGGACCGCGGGGTGAAGCAAGCCGGCTTCCTGGTGATCAGCTACACCACCATGCCGGCGGTGCTCATCGAGCTCGGCTTCCTCACCAATCCAACGGAAGAGGATTTCCTGCAGGAAGAGCAGGGGCAGGATTTCATGGCCAGCGCCATCTACCGCGCCATCAAGGAATACAAATCCATCGTCGAGGGCCTGCCCACCGAGACAGCGCAGGAGGCGAAGCCCGACTGCACGCGCGTGGCCGTGAAGGAACCCGAGCCGAAGCCGCGCACGGAGAGCGGCGTGCGCTTCAAGGTGCAGATCGCCACCAGCAGCAAGCGCATCGAACCGAAGGCGAAGAACTTCAACGGCCTCGAAGGTGTTGAGGAGCACAAGGGGCAGGGGCTCTTCAAGTACACCGTGGGCGATGAAATCAGACTGGATGCTGCCCGGGCGGTGCAGCGGCGATGCAAGGAAAGGGGATTCGATGGCGCCTTCATCGTGGCCTTCCGCGATGGGCAACGGATCGATCTGCAGGAAGCGGTTAATTTGGCCCAAGGCCGATAG
- a CDS encoding CotH kinase family protein has product MKKPSSPAAILRIGFTVLILLSILGFAVSLGPSRAARIAGAAVANVLVDGFAEQPGEHRIPIIDLRVDPAALDSLNADLPWSGGTNVKARLIDNGVEHKVRYRYRGMYTPSHFLGGKKSFRLSMKRSNPWAPYRRVNVINPKAHNLVNNHMAAWVAGSMGVPVPMDEMVIARINGQDIGVMELYEQVDGDFERNRHIWPEQVPVYKGDFPPINGRTLSKGRTLWADAAHWEYSSKADSTIAHAKLLRLIAALRKDTLPMAAHRDSIAALLDVDAWLRYEAALLVINTTHVDQYHNQWLVLNPRSGRYYPVLWDALMLFAPPGEPLYYVNDAMSWWIMRIPEWRLQRDRYARDAMQRLHREGGFNRHLDAVVERIRPSVLADRNKFGNVTLEPEDVHRVSVLHVIGSLAGLRDGAAAHWEQALNRMERAEAVVDRRAALRIRSETEAPIRLHWTDAPQQVLVNGEAVQAEPFADGWTIVLHRELVAKEGGKDHPLADKQALVVAPLDATIDFGGSIPVSLMLTNAITDEPIR; this is encoded by the coding sequence ATGAAGAAGCCCAGCTCACCGGCTGCGATCCTCCGCATCGGCTTCACGGTGCTGATCCTGCTTTCAATCCTGGGCTTCGCGGTCTCGCTCGGCCCATCGCGCGCCGCGCGCATTGCTGGTGCTGCTGTCGCGAACGTGCTGGTCGATGGCTTCGCGGAACAGCCCGGAGAGCACCGCATCCCCATCATCGATCTGCGTGTCGATCCTGCGGCGCTCGATAGCCTGAATGCCGACCTGCCCTGGAGCGGTGGCACCAATGTGAAGGCCCGGCTGATCGACAACGGGGTGGAGCACAAGGTGCGCTACCGCTATCGCGGGATGTACACGCCATCTCATTTCCTCGGCGGCAAGAAGTCGTTCCGCCTGAGCATGAAGCGCAGCAACCCGTGGGCGCCTTACCGCCGCGTGAACGTGATCAATCCCAAGGCGCACAACCTGGTGAACAACCACATGGCCGCGTGGGTGGCGGGCAGCATGGGCGTTCCGGTCCCGATGGATGAGATGGTCATCGCGCGCATCAATGGCCAGGACATCGGCGTGATGGAGCTCTATGAGCAGGTCGATGGCGACTTCGAGCGCAATCGTCATATCTGGCCGGAGCAGGTGCCCGTGTACAAGGGCGATTTCCCACCGATCAACGGGAGGACCCTCTCCAAGGGCCGCACGCTCTGGGCCGATGCGGCGCACTGGGAATACAGCAGCAAGGCCGATAGCACGATCGCGCATGCCAAGCTCCTTCGGCTCATTGCCGCGCTGCGGAAGGACACCCTGCCCATGGCCGCGCACCGGGACAGCATCGCCGCGCTCCTCGATGTGGATGCATGGCTGCGCTATGAAGCCGCGTTGCTGGTGATCAACACCACCCATGTCGATCAGTACCACAACCAATGGCTCGTGCTGAATCCGCGCAGCGGCCGCTACTATCCCGTGCTCTGGGATGCGCTCATGCTCTTCGCGCCGCCCGGCGAGCCTCTTTACTACGTGAATGATGCGATGAGCTGGTGGATCATGCGCATACCGGAGTGGCGGCTTCAGCGGGATCGTTATGCGCGCGACGCCATGCAGCGCTTGCATCGCGAAGGCGGGTTCAACCGCCATCTCGATGCCGTCGTTGAGCGCATCCGGCCCTCGGTGCTGGCCGATCGCAACAAGTTCGGGAACGTCACCTTGGAGCCTGAGGATGTGCACCGCGTCTCCGTGCTGCATGTGATCGGATCATTGGCCGGCTTGCGCGATGGAGCCGCTGCGCATTGGGAACAGGCGCTGAATCGGATGGAGCGTGCCGAGGCGGTTGTCGATCGCAGGGCGGCGCTGCGCATCCGCTCGGAAACCGAGGCCCCGATCCGCTTGCATTGGACGGATGCGCCGCAGCAAGTGCTGGTGAACGGAGAGGCGGTGCAGGCAGAACCGTTCGCGGATGGATGGACCATCGTGCTGCACCGGGAGCTGGTCGCGAAGGAGGGCGGCAAGGATCATCCGCTCGCCGACAAACAAGCACTCGTTGTTGCGCCGCTCGATGCCACCATCGATTTCGGCGGATCCATCCCTGTGTCGCTCATGCTCACCAATGCCATCACCGATGAGCCGATCCGTTAA
- a CDS encoding LPS-assembly protein LptD translates to MCEGIGARAQKLSDEVRYSARDSIRYDLAEQAVYLYGAASVRYKGTQLTADRIVFSFKNEEAMSFGAPDSTGAIAGKPRLVQDGHTIDADSIRVNLKTKVGIIREVRTQEQEAWLHAGLSKRHANGEVHSRSGKLTTCDRPNPHYHFQVSRMMVIPDDKIISGPAYMKFRKVPTPLAIPFGLFPNKKSGSSGLLIPVWGNNPTLGYFLLNGGWYQQLGERADLSLTGDIYSRGSWALRGITRYRSRYRYSGNLQLNHSTLLSSDPEFPDFSRQRNFFVNWSHQVDARASLTDRFSASVNVGTSNNYRNNFNSNVGDYLSNTFQSNISYARLWPGKPYSVAVNALHRQNTLNRSFDITLPAITFNLQRILPVQMLRPIGAPSRWYDQLALTYTANLDNRLSTTEEKLYLENLSNLTREARNGMRHTAAITTTLKNRFFSVNPEFRFTDRWYLETLRRTYQPEPDTVFTDTVGGFRRAGEWSAGATLTTKLYGMYTFRGGAVRAIRHTITPNVGLSYRPDNSTRIEGPFGANGSLGTYSPFQIGIYGEPSVGESGSLNVGLIQNVEAKVRDKKAMREDTSGQGGLALKKIKLLDFLGINSSYDMLKDSVRWSSVSIAARTLIANAINVNVNSTWDPYAVDLDGQRINRSERSASGALARMLYTNVALGVELKSKRYGQGTSAEPPGSQVVQDSDPAKGARQSFSMPWRLGVNYSYDVSRSYREGTYTQDERKSVLFNGDVTVLKHWKLGGSSGYDLVAGEWTPPRSTSTGTCTAGSSTSTSRPSACARASWCAST, encoded by the coding sequence ATGTGCGAGGGCATCGGTGCGCGGGCGCAGAAGCTCAGCGACGAGGTGCGCTACAGCGCGCGCGACAGCATCCGGTACGACCTCGCTGAGCAAGCGGTGTACCTCTATGGCGCCGCGAGCGTGCGCTACAAAGGAACCCAGCTCACGGCCGACCGCATCGTGTTCAGCTTCAAGAACGAAGAGGCCATGAGCTTTGGTGCACCGGACAGCACCGGAGCCATCGCCGGAAAGCCGCGCCTGGTGCAGGATGGCCACACCATCGACGCCGACAGCATCCGCGTGAACCTCAAGACCAAGGTGGGCATCATCCGCGAGGTGCGCACGCAGGAGCAGGAAGCGTGGCTGCACGCCGGGCTGAGCAAGCGCCACGCGAACGGCGAGGTGCACAGCCGCAGCGGCAAGCTCACCACCTGCGATCGACCTAACCCGCACTACCACTTCCAGGTGAGCCGAATGATGGTGATCCCGGACGATAAGATCATCAGCGGCCCGGCCTACATGAAGTTCCGCAAGGTGCCCACCCCGCTGGCCATCCCTTTCGGGCTCTTCCCGAACAAGAAGAGCGGAAGCAGCGGCTTGCTGATCCCGGTCTGGGGCAACAACCCCACCCTCGGCTACTTCCTGCTCAATGGCGGCTGGTACCAGCAACTGGGCGAGCGCGCCGACCTGAGCCTCACCGGCGATATCTACAGCCGCGGCAGCTGGGCCCTGCGCGGCATCACGCGCTACCGCTCGCGCTACCGGTACAGCGGCAACCTGCAGCTCAACCACAGCACCCTGCTGAGCAGCGACCCCGAGTTCCCCGACTTCAGCCGGCAGCGCAACTTCTTCGTGAACTGGAGCCATCAGGTGGATGCGCGCGCCAGCCTCACCGACCGCTTCAGCGCCAGCGTGAACGTGGGCACCAGCAACAACTACCGCAACAACTTCAACAGCAACGTCGGCGATTACCTCAGCAACACCTTCCAGAGCAATATCAGCTACGCGCGGCTATGGCCCGGAAAGCCGTACTCCGTAGCCGTGAACGCGCTGCACCGCCAGAACACGCTCAACCGCAGCTTCGACATCACGCTGCCGGCCATCACCTTCAACCTGCAGCGCATCCTTCCGGTGCAGATGCTCCGGCCCATCGGCGCCCCGTCGCGCTGGTACGATCAGCTCGCGCTCACCTACACCGCCAACCTCGACAACCGGCTCAGCACCACCGAGGAAAAGCTCTACCTCGAGAACCTCTCGAATCTCACGCGCGAAGCCCGCAATGGCATGCGCCATACCGCCGCCATCACCACCACGCTCAAGAACCGCTTCTTCAGCGTGAACCCGGAGTTCCGCTTCACCGACCGCTGGTACCTGGAAACACTGCGCCGCACCTATCAGCCGGAGCCCGACACCGTGTTCACCGATACCGTGGGCGGTTTCCGCCGCGCGGGCGAATGGAGCGCGGGTGCCACGCTCACCACGAAGCTCTACGGCATGTACACCTTCCGTGGCGGAGCGGTGCGCGCCATCCGCCACACCATCACGCCCAACGTGGGCCTCAGCTACCGCCCGGATAACAGCACGCGGATCGAAGGCCCCTTCGGTGCCAATGGCTCGCTCGGCACCTACTCCCCCTTCCAGATCGGCATCTACGGTGAGCCGAGCGTGGGTGAGAGCGGCTCACTGAACGTGGGGCTGATCCAGAACGTGGAGGCCAAGGTGCGCGACAAGAAAGCCATGCGCGAGGACACCAGCGGACAAGGCGGCCTCGCGCTCAAGAAGATCAAGCTGCTCGACTTCCTCGGCATCAACAGCAGCTACGACATGCTGAAGGATAGCGTGCGCTGGTCGTCGGTGTCGATCGCGGCGCGCACGCTGATCGCGAACGCGATCAACGTGAACGTGAACAGCACCTGGGATCCCTATGCCGTTGACCTCGATGGGCAGCGCATCAACCGCAGCGAGCGCAGCGCAAGCGGCGCCCTGGCGCGCATGCTCTACACCAATGTGGCCTTGGGCGTGGAACTGAAGAGCAAGCGCTACGGACAAGGCACCAGCGCGGAGCCGCCCGGCAGCCAGGTGGTGCAGGACAGCGACCCTGCGAAGGGCGCGCGCCAGAGCTTCAGCATGCCGTGGCGGTTGGGCGTGAATTACAGTTACGACGTGAGCCGGTCATACCGGGAGGGCACCTACACGCAGGACGAGCGCAAGAGCGTGCTCTTCAACGGCGATGTGACCGTGCTGAAGCACTGGAAGCTCGGCGGCAGCAGCGGCTATGACCTCGTAGCCGGGGAATGGACCCCACCTCGCTCAACCTCTACTGGGACCTGCACTGCTGGGAGTTCAACTTCAACATCACGCCCATCGGCCTGCGCAAGAGCTTCATGGTGCGCATCAACGTGA
- a CDS encoding ABC transporter ATPase → MPVHARVWAYKTARDLSQAEQKLIRERGAAFTDSWAAHGAPLDACVDVLYNRFVVIAVDEEQANASGCSIDKSVGFIKQLEHDLNLMLTDRMVVVFEGSDGKVHSCRLQELPELIKEGAITADTVVFDDLVGTVSDLNERFRVPLRSSWMQRFL, encoded by the coding sequence ATGCCTGTGCATGCCCGCGTGTGGGCGTACAAGACCGCGCGCGACCTTAGCCAGGCCGAGCAGAAGCTCATCCGCGAGCGCGGTGCCGCCTTCACCGATTCGTGGGCCGCGCACGGCGCACCGCTCGATGCCTGCGTCGATGTGCTTTACAACCGCTTCGTCGTGATCGCCGTCGATGAAGAGCAGGCGAACGCCAGCGGCTGCAGCATCGACAAGAGCGTGGGCTTCATCAAGCAGCTCGAGCACGACCTCAACCTCATGCTCACCGATCGCATGGTGGTGGTGTTCGAGGGCAGCGATGGCAAGGTGCACAGCTGCCGCCTGCAGGAATTGCCCGAATTGATCAAGGAAGGTGCGATCACCGCCGATACCGTTGTCTTCGACGATCTCGTAGGCACTGTGTCCGACCTGAACGAGCGCTTCCGCGTGCCCTTGCGCAGCAGCTGGATGCAGCGCTTCCTGTAA
- a CDS encoding (Fe-S)-binding protein, which yields MSQSLTIPTMAAFTASGEVPEVLFWVGCAGSFDDRARKITKAFVRILNAAKVKFAVLGQEETCTGDPARRAGNEFLFQMQALQNVTVLNGYGVKRIVTACPHCFNTLKNEYPALGGSYEVMHHTQFINALLKEGRIKVQGGGFNGKRITFHDPCYLGRGNNEYEAPREVLLKLDAALVEMKRSKQNGLCCGAGGAQMFKEAEPGAREVNHERGEEALGTKPDIIAAGCPFCNTMLTDGVKHFNKEGEVVVKDVAELIAEAGEL from the coding sequence ATGAGCCAGAGTCTCACCATCCCCACCATGGCCGCTTTCACCGCTTCTGGCGAAGTGCCCGAAGTGCTTTTCTGGGTAGGCTGCGCGGGATCATTCGATGACCGTGCGCGCAAGATCACCAAGGCCTTCGTGCGCATCCTGAATGCGGCCAAGGTGAAGTTCGCTGTGCTGGGGCAGGAAGAGACCTGCACCGGCGATCCCGCCCGTCGCGCGGGCAATGAGTTCCTCTTCCAGATGCAGGCGCTGCAGAACGTCACCGTGCTGAACGGCTATGGCGTGAAGCGCATCGTCACCGCCTGCCCGCACTGCTTCAACACGCTGAAGAACGAGTACCCGGCGTTGGGCGGCAGCTACGAGGTGATGCATCACACGCAGTTCATCAATGCGCTGTTGAAGGAAGGCCGCATCAAGGTGCAGGGCGGCGGCTTCAACGGCAAGCGCATCACCTTCCACGACCCTTGCTACCTCGGTCGCGGCAACAATGAGTACGAGGCCCCGCGCGAAGTGCTCCTGAAGCTCGATGCCGCGCTGGTGGAGATGAAGCGCAGCAAGCAGAACGGCCTGTGCTGCGGCGCTGGCGGAGCGCAGATGTTCAAAGAAGCAGAGCCCGGCGCGCGTGAGGTGAACCACGAGAGGGGCGAGGAAGCACTGGGCACCAAGCCGGACATCATCGCTGCGGGCTGCCCCTTCTGCAACACCATGCTTACTGATGGCGTGAAGCACTTCAACAAAGAGGGTGAAGTGGTGGTGAAGGACGTGGCGGAGCTGATCGCGGAGGCGGGGGAGCTGTAG